In one window of Nocardioides panacisoli DNA:
- a CDS encoding nitroreductase family protein produces MAHAPQPGAEVLAEPMRSRWSPSVYDGDHQLEPDQIRTLLTAAQWSPSAGNAQPWRFFVAERGDTTHKVLVPHLTEGNSWVPYASVVFLTCAKIDSFGRDDWGDETYGCYDLGQAAAHLTLQARAMDLHAHQFMGFDREAVAEELGLPDHFRMVSGIAVGVRGNVADASERIRGKEEKERKRRPLADTAFSRTWGEAWHGVSEQ; encoded by the coding sequence ATGGCACACGCACCGCAGCCGGGAGCCGAGGTCCTCGCCGAGCCCATGCGCTCGCGGTGGAGCCCCAGCGTCTACGACGGCGACCACCAGCTCGAGCCGGACCAGATCCGCACCCTGCTCACCGCTGCCCAGTGGTCGCCCAGCGCCGGCAACGCCCAGCCGTGGCGGTTCTTCGTCGCCGAGCGCGGCGACACCACCCACAAGGTGCTCGTGCCGCACCTGACCGAGGGCAACTCCTGGGTGCCGTACGCCTCGGTCGTCTTCCTGACCTGCGCCAAGATCGACTCCTTCGGCCGCGACGACTGGGGCGATGAGACCTACGGCTGCTACGACCTCGGCCAGGCCGCCGCCCACCTGACGCTGCAGGCCCGGGCCATGGACCTGCACGCCCACCAGTTCATGGGCTTCGACCGGGAGGCCGTGGCCGAGGAGCTCGGCCTGCCCGACCACTTCCGGATGGTCAGCGGCATCGCCGTCGGCGTCCGGGGCAACGTCGCGGACGCCTCGGAGCGCATCCGCGGCAAGGAGGAGAAGGAGCGCAAGCGCCGTCCGCTCGCCGACACCGCCTTCAGCCGCACCTGGGGCGAGGCCTGGCACGGCGTCAGCGAGCAGTAG
- a CDS encoding SRPBCC family protein — translation MPRVVAEAWVPVAPEVAFAVSQTTGEVRLRWDPFVRAQHLVDAEVPAKGVRTVTRARLGPRMVSQYASYRPPTSVGMTMVEGPWFFDSFGGGWRFTPEDRDGVAGTRAVWKYTYAIRPGWLRPVAEPIGQWLLGREIRTRIAAWARACEDPVVLRAATAR, via the coding sequence ATGCCCCGTGTGGTCGCAGAGGCGTGGGTGCCGGTCGCGCCGGAGGTGGCGTTCGCCGTCTCGCAGACCACCGGCGAGGTGCGGCTGCGCTGGGATCCCTTCGTCCGCGCCCAGCACCTGGTCGACGCCGAGGTGCCGGCGAAGGGCGTCCGGACCGTCACCCGGGCCCGACTGGGGCCACGAATGGTCAGCCAGTACGCGTCGTACCGGCCGCCGACCTCGGTGGGGATGACGATGGTCGAGGGACCGTGGTTCTTCGACTCCTTCGGCGGCGGCTGGCGCTTCACGCCGGAGGACCGCGACGGCGTCGCCGGCACCCGCGCGGTGTGGAAGTACACCTACGCGATCCGTCCCGGGTGGCTGCGGCCGGTGGCCGAGCCGATCGGGCAGTGGCTGCTCGGTCGCGAGATCCGCACCCGCATCGCGGCGTGGGCCCGCGCGTGCGAGGACCCCGTCGTGCTGCGGGCCGCTACTGCTCGCTGA
- the lhgO gene encoding L-2-hydroxyglutarate oxidase yields MVRVSEQTVGIVGGGILGLAIGREFCRRRPGTRVVVLEKEHALAQHQTGHNSGVVHAGIYYPPGSLKAALCTRGRLLLRDYCAEHDLPYEECGKLVVAIDRDELDRFDALEERARANGVPDLARIDGDAIAELEPHTRGLAALHSPRTAITDFPAIARSLAREIEAAGGTVRLGAEVSGVRRAGRLEVSHTGGIDRVDRLVVCAGLHADRVAGLAQPEVAGPRIVPFRGEYLTVAAAKQDLVRGLVYPVPDPRYPFLGVHFTRRVDGGLEVGPNAVLATRREGYRRRDVSPRDLADLATSPGFWRMARQHWRTGVTEVRGSLSTRAYLAAAQRYVPDIGPADVARDRAGVRAQAVDRDGSLVDDFRITTEDAVTCVRNAPSPAATSSLAIAEHVLDRLE; encoded by the coding sequence TCCGCGTGAGCGAGCAGACCGTCGGCATCGTCGGCGGCGGCATCCTCGGGCTCGCGATCGGCCGCGAGTTCTGCCGTCGCCGCCCCGGCACCCGCGTGGTGGTGCTGGAGAAGGAGCACGCCCTCGCGCAGCACCAGACCGGCCACAACTCCGGCGTCGTCCACGCCGGCATCTACTACCCGCCGGGCAGCCTCAAGGCCGCGCTGTGCACCCGCGGCCGGCTCCTGCTGCGCGACTACTGCGCCGAGCACGACCTGCCCTACGAGGAGTGCGGCAAGCTCGTCGTGGCCATCGACCGCGACGAGCTGGACCGGTTCGACGCACTCGAGGAGCGCGCCCGTGCCAACGGGGTCCCCGACCTCGCCCGCATCGACGGCGACGCCATCGCCGAGCTCGAGCCCCACACCCGCGGCCTGGCCGCGTTGCACTCCCCGCGCACCGCCATCACCGACTTCCCGGCGATCGCCCGCAGTCTCGCCCGCGAGATCGAGGCCGCCGGCGGCACCGTGCGACTGGGCGCCGAGGTGAGCGGCGTACGCCGCGCCGGGCGCCTGGAGGTCTCCCACACCGGCGGCATCGACCGGGTCGACCGGCTCGTGGTGTGCGCCGGCCTGCATGCCGACCGCGTCGCGGGGCTGGCGCAGCCCGAGGTCGCGGGACCGCGGATCGTGCCGTTCCGCGGCGAGTACCTCACCGTCGCCGCGGCCAAGCAGGACCTGGTGCGGGGACTCGTCTACCCGGTGCCCGACCCTCGCTATCCCTTCCTCGGGGTCCACTTCACCCGCCGCGTCGACGGCGGCCTGGAGGTCGGGCCCAACGCCGTGCTGGCGACCCGGCGCGAGGGCTACCGGCGTCGCGACGTCAGCCCCCGCGACCTCGCCGACCTCGCCACCTCGCCGGGCTTCTGGCGCATGGCGCGGCAGCACTGGCGCACCGGCGTCACCGAGGTGCGCGGATCACTCTCGACGCGTGCCTACCTGGCCGCGGCGCAGCGCTACGTGCCCGACATCGGGCCGGCCGACGTCGCCCGCGACCGTGCCGGCGTACGCGCCCAGGCGGTGGACCGCGACGGCTCGCTGGTCGACGACTTCCGCATCACCACCGAGGACGCCGTCACCTGCGTCCGCAACGCGCCCTCGCCGGCGGCCACCTCCAGCCTCGCGATCGCCGAGCACGTCCTGGACCGCCTCGAGTGA